A part of Haloarchaeobius sp. HME9146 genomic DNA contains:
- a CDS encoding DUF58 domain-containing protein yields the protein MSSTVTRETDDATGSDDSTTPAGATAAGTDAGAGGSATDAVQTQRVITDTTEATNHWRGIAAVTLVAGAVGVITRQPALLLSAVVGVGYLAYARITEAPAVTLSITRELSDPDPSLGDEVTVTVRVTNDGSRTLPDVRLVDGVPEELSVKSGSARLGTALRPGESDSFSYTVTAKRGTHEFKTCEAIVRGWSGAEETHTRFRTGGDMVCTPSLEATIPVPLRKQTSQYAGRVNTDIGGDGVEFHSTREYRRGDPLSRVDWKRYARTGDLATLLFREERAATVMCLLDLRKEAYVRRDEEGLHAADLGIEAAGHVFTALLDTGDRVGLTALAPQSVWLRPGLGNEHRAKVEELFAHHPALSSEQPAGYRSITLGVRNLRKRLPGDAQLVFFSPLCDDDAVQAARLLHAHGHKVTIISPDATATETIGQRIARVERRARITELRQGGIRVIDWDPDEGLVNALARGSRRWT from the coding sequence ATGAGTTCGACAGTGACGCGAGAGACCGACGACGCGACGGGGAGCGACGACAGCACGACGCCGGCGGGGGCGACGGCCGCGGGAACCGACGCGGGAGCAGGTGGGTCGGCAACCGACGCGGTCCAGACCCAGCGCGTCATCACCGACACGACGGAGGCGACCAACCACTGGCGCGGCATCGCCGCGGTGACGCTGGTCGCGGGCGCAGTCGGCGTCATCACGCGACAGCCCGCGCTGTTGCTCTCGGCGGTCGTCGGCGTGGGCTACCTCGCGTACGCCCGGATCACCGAGGCCCCGGCCGTGACGCTCAGTATCACCCGAGAGCTCAGCGACCCGGACCCGTCCCTCGGCGACGAGGTGACCGTGACGGTCCGCGTGACGAACGACGGGAGTCGAACCCTGCCCGACGTGCGCCTCGTCGACGGCGTGCCCGAGGAACTCTCCGTGAAGTCCGGGTCCGCCCGCCTCGGCACCGCCTTGCGCCCCGGCGAGTCGGACTCGTTCTCCTACACCGTGACCGCCAAGCGCGGCACCCACGAGTTCAAGACGTGCGAGGCCATCGTCCGCGGCTGGTCCGGCGCCGAGGAGACTCACACCCGGTTCCGGACCGGCGGCGACATGGTGTGTACCCCCTCGCTGGAGGCGACGATTCCGGTCCCGCTGCGCAAGCAGACCTCGCAGTACGCCGGGCGCGTGAACACCGACATCGGCGGCGACGGCGTCGAGTTCCACTCGACCCGGGAGTACCGCCGCGGCGACCCGCTCTCGCGGGTCGACTGGAAGCGATACGCGCGAACCGGCGACCTCGCGACCCTGCTGTTCCGCGAGGAGCGCGCCGCGACCGTGATGTGCCTGCTCGACCTGCGCAAGGAGGCCTACGTCCGCCGGGACGAGGAGGGCCTCCATGCAGCGGACCTCGGCATCGAGGCTGCCGGCCACGTCTTCACCGCACTGCTCGACACGGGCGACCGGGTCGGTCTCACCGCCCTCGCCCCACAGTCGGTCTGGCTCCGTCCCGGCCTCGGGAACGAACACCGCGCGAAGGTCGAGGAGCTGTTCGCCCACCACCCCGCGCTCTCCTCGGAGCAGCCCGCGGGCTACCGCTCCATCACGCTCGGTGTCCGGAACCTCAGGAAACGGCTCCCGGGCGACGCCCAGCTCGTGTTCTTCAGCCCGCTGTGTGATGACGATGCGGTGCAGGCCGCCCGCCTGCTCCACGCCCACGGACACAAGGTGACCATCATCAGCCCGGACGCCACCGCGACGGAGACCATCGGCCAGCGCATCGCCCGGGTGGAACGCCGCGCCCGCATCACCGAACTGCGCCAGGGTGGCATCCGCGTCATCGACTGGGACCCAGACGAAGGACTCGTGAACGCCCTTGCCCGTGGCTCACGGAGGTGGACCTGA
- a CDS encoding DUF4129 domain-containing protein: MKQRNVGIVVVAICCVLAIAIAAGTLGETTQPGGSGGSVSNVNADGVTTETTTQSGERVNQTTAQQQPPLRQDCPSRTLPWWAGVGLVAVAASVTIGSYRRYDGVVAVAMLLLMAVIVASVAPFFFLCPSSDTPQTQQQGAPGERPDDSGTGDGAGEGSGSGDDEQQQQPFDVPLLLLLGGAGILAVVLVGAWSVSGGDDEEDEVVEVSEDAAEADADPVDTQAISTAAGRAADRIESSSDVDNEIYRAWVEMTRHLPVDHPETSTPREFERAAVDAGFDPADVQTLTDLFESVRYGAADATPEREDRAVEALRRLEAHNEGETR; the protein is encoded by the coding sequence GTGAAACAAAGGAACGTGGGCATCGTGGTCGTCGCCATCTGCTGTGTCCTCGCCATCGCCATCGCGGCGGGGACGCTCGGTGAGACGACCCAGCCCGGGGGGAGTGGGGGCTCCGTCTCCAACGTGAACGCCGACGGGGTGACGACGGAGACCACCACCCAATCGGGGGAGCGGGTCAACCAGACGACAGCACAGCAGCAGCCGCCGCTCCGGCAGGACTGTCCGTCCCGGACGCTCCCGTGGTGGGCCGGTGTCGGTCTCGTCGCGGTCGCGGCGTCGGTCACCATCGGGTCCTACCGGCGGTACGACGGCGTGGTCGCCGTGGCCATGCTCTTGCTGATGGCCGTCATCGTCGCGTCGGTGGCCCCGTTCTTCTTCCTCTGTCCCTCCTCGGACACCCCACAGACCCAGCAACAGGGCGCACCCGGGGAGAGGCCGGACGACTCCGGCACCGGTGACGGTGCTGGTGAAGGCTCGGGGAGCGGCGACGACGAGCAGCAACAACAGCCGTTCGACGTCCCGCTCTTGCTCCTGCTCGGTGGGGCAGGCATCCTCGCCGTGGTGCTGGTCGGTGCATGGAGCGTCTCCGGCGGCGACGACGAGGAGGACGAGGTCGTCGAGGTGAGCGAGGACGCGGCGGAGGCGGACGCTGACCCGGTCGACACGCAGGCAATCTCGACCGCCGCGGGCCGGGCCGCAGACCGCATCGAATCCAGTTCGGACGTCGACAACGAGATCTACCGCGCGTGGGTCGAGATGACCAGACACCTGCCGGTCGACCATCCCGAAACGAGCACGCCGCGGGAGTTCGAGCGTGCCGCGGTCGACGCCGGCTTCGACCCGGCAGACGTCCAGACCCTGACCGACCTGTTCGAGTCGGTCCGGTACGGTGCCGCCGACGCGACGCCCGAGCGCGAGGACCGTGCAGTCGAAGCACTCAGGCGGCTCGAAGCCCACAACGAGGGTGAGACGCGATGA
- a CDS encoding DUF4129 domain-containing protein produces the protein MNREKAIPVVLALICVFALAFAAATLVEPHEPGGGGSSIVNPNDDTATDRNGEDGTSPARPITDPGRLGFSLSFCIPFLLSGEFFAIVVVLTAAIWLYVQHSKDGLAATGLVGTIAFPGFFLWLLLTNCATQNEPDQLSIIPSEVAEQTEGVSSSLGLSQNPGNVSPEVALLIAALVVGIVLVFAWFALRGGDEGPADDEEVYEAGLASRSPRHRMAAIGAAAGRAADRLETSTAVDNEVYRAWREMTTHLDVPEPESSTPAEFAEAAIAAGMTREQVTELTALFEEVRYGGEDPTTDRESRAIEALRAIESAHASGAKPTADDDD, from the coding sequence GTGAATCGGGAGAAAGCTATCCCGGTGGTCCTCGCCCTCATCTGCGTGTTCGCGCTCGCGTTCGCGGCCGCGACGCTGGTCGAGCCCCACGAACCCGGGGGTGGCGGCTCCTCCATCGTCAACCCGAACGACGACACCGCGACCGACCGGAACGGGGAGGACGGGACGAGTCCCGCACGGCCCATCACCGACCCGGGCCGCCTCGGCTTCTCGCTGAGCTTCTGCATCCCGTTCCTGCTGAGCGGCGAGTTCTTCGCCATCGTCGTGGTCCTCACGGCGGCCATCTGGCTGTACGTCCAGCACTCGAAAGACGGGCTGGCGGCCACCGGGCTGGTCGGGACCATCGCGTTCCCCGGTTTCTTCCTGTGGCTCCTCCTGACGAACTGTGCCACCCAGAACGAGCCCGACCAGCTCTCGATCATCCCCTCGGAGGTCGCGGAACAGACCGAGGGCGTCTCCTCCTCGCTCGGGCTGAGCCAGAACCCCGGGAACGTGAGCCCGGAGGTCGCCCTTCTCATCGCCGCGCTGGTGGTGGGTATCGTGCTCGTGTTCGCCTGGTTCGCCCTCCGGGGCGGCGACGAGGGCCCGGCGGACGACGAGGAGGTGTACGAGGCGGGGCTGGCATCGCGTTCCCCGCGGCACCGCATGGCTGCCATCGGTGCCGCCGCGGGGCGAGCCGCGGACCGGCTGGAGACCAGTACCGCGGTCGACAACGAGGTGTACCGGGCCTGGCGGGAGATGACGACACATCTGGACGTGCCCGAGCCCGAATCGAGCACCCCCGCGGAGTTCGCGGAGGCTGCCATCGCGGCCGGGATGACCCGCGAACAGGTCACGGAACTCACTGCGCTGTTCGAGGAGGTCCGCTACGGCGGGGAGGACCCGACGACAGACCGCGAGAGCCGGGCCATCGAGGCACTTCGGGCCATCGAGTCGGCGCACGCGTCAGGGGCGAAACCGACGGCCGACGACGACGACTGA
- a CDS encoding class I SAM-dependent methyltransferase, whose product MSPSDDSTTPDSAERFASTEWYYARYRPRYGTDAIEYLVDRFGVDETSRVLDLGCGAGQIAIPLAEHAGKVVGMDPNEAMLREAREQAVAAGCENVEWVQGSDADLPAGIGTVRLTTMGRSFHWMDQPRTLDHLFELTEPGGGVALVTDGEWLTHGLDDDWQAGVHALAAEYLNDLPERTGPIEEYDDPWDDLLAEHGFADVETETIAYEREWDEDSIVGYVFSLSFCSPARFGDRKDAFEADLREHLRELETDTFVQHGEVEVISGRR is encoded by the coding sequence ATGTCCCCGTCAGACGACTCCACGACCCCGGACAGCGCCGAGCGCTTCGCCAGCACCGAATGGTACTACGCCCGCTATCGACCTCGGTACGGTACCGACGCCATCGAGTACCTCGTCGACCGGTTCGGCGTCGACGAGACGAGCCGCGTCCTCGACCTCGGCTGTGGCGCGGGCCAGATAGCAATCCCGCTCGCCGAACACGCCGGCAAGGTGGTCGGGATGGACCCGAACGAGGCGATGCTCCGCGAGGCCCGCGAACAGGCTGTGGCGGCCGGCTGCGAGAACGTCGAGTGGGTGCAGGGGTCCGATGCGGACCTGCCCGCCGGCATCGGCACGGTTCGCCTCACGACGATGGGTCGGTCCTTCCACTGGATGGACCAGCCTCGCACCCTCGACCACCTGTTCGAGCTGACCGAACCGGGCGGCGGCGTCGCGCTCGTCACCGACGGCGAGTGGCTCACCCACGGGCTCGACGACGACTGGCAGGCGGGCGTGCACGCGCTCGCCGCCGAGTACCTCAACGACCTCCCCGAGCGGACCGGCCCCATCGAGGAGTACGACGACCCGTGGGACGACCTGCTCGCCGAGCACGGCTTCGCCGACGTCGAGACCGAGACCATCGCGTACGAGCGCGAGTGGGACGAAGACAGCATCGTCGGCTACGTCTTCTCGCTCTCGTTCTGCTCGCCGGCCCGCTTCGGCGACCGGAAAGACGCCTTCGAGGCCGACCTGCGCGAGCATCTCCGGGAGCTCGAGACGGACACGTTCGTCCAGCACGGCGAGGTCGAGGTCATCTCGGGGCGGCGGTAG
- a CDS encoding diacylglycerol kinase family protein — MQIGSRRCIINPVSGSGDHAEYVKRLLRARGFDTVETRGPGDARRLGQQAGEDGVSELAVCGGDGTINEVLRGLNDAGHLGSVTLSAVPAGTANILAQNVGIETIQQGVEIADTGERRTVDLGMAGDEPFAVSCIAGLPAEASVAASSDLKRRFGTLAFLVTGAQEAMAFDGLDIRVDATADHGEQSWDGEALCLLVGNARQFVGEGGQGDMEDGLFDVAVVEQMPTRSMVAEAIGHRLLGQDTPGVTHISASELTVAGHEGPITFSRDGELSEHSELTLSVRPDALELRVGPGYDPSPSAR; from the coding sequence ATGCAGATCGGTTCCCGTCGCTGTATCATCAATCCAGTGAGTGGAAGTGGCGACCACGCCGAGTACGTGAAACGGCTCCTCCGGGCCCGCGGCTTCGACACTGTCGAGACGAGAGGGCCGGGCGACGCCAGGCGGCTCGGCCAGCAAGCCGGCGAGGACGGTGTCTCCGAACTCGCGGTGTGTGGCGGCGACGGGACCATCAACGAGGTGCTTCGCGGCCTCAACGACGCCGGCCACCTCGGGTCGGTCACGCTGAGCGCGGTCCCCGCCGGGACGGCGAACATCCTCGCGCAAAACGTCGGCATCGAGACCATCCAGCAGGGCGTCGAGATCGCAGACACCGGGGAGCGGCGGACGGTCGACCTCGGAATGGCCGGCGACGAACCGTTCGCCGTCTCCTGTATCGCTGGACTGCCGGCCGAAGCCAGCGTGGCTGCCTCCAGCGACCTCAAGCGGCGGTTCGGGACGCTCGCGTTCCTGGTCACCGGCGCACAGGAGGCGATGGCGTTCGACGGGCTCGACATCCGGGTCGACGCGACCGCCGACCACGGCGAGCAGTCCTGGGACGGCGAAGCGCTCTGTCTGCTGGTCGGGAACGCCCGCCAGTTCGTCGGCGAGGGCGGCCAGGGCGACATGGAGGACGGGCTGTTCGACGTTGCCGTCGTCGAGCAGATGCCGACGCGGTCGATGGTCGCCGAAGCCATCGGGCACCGGCTCCTCGGGCAGGATACGCCCGGCGTGACGCACATCTCGGCCAGCGAACTCACCGTCGCCGGGCACGAGGGACCCATCACGTTCAGCCGCGACGGCGAACTGAGCGAGCACAGCGAACTCACGCTCTCGGTCCGCCCCGACGCCCTCGAACTGCGGGTCGGGCCGGGGTACGACCCGTCACCGTCGGCGCGCTGA